One genomic window of Capricornis sumatraensis isolate serow.1 chromosome 15, serow.2, whole genome shotgun sequence includes the following:
- the STMN3 gene encoding stathmin-3: MASTISAYKEKMKELSVLSLICSCFYSQPHPKTVYQYGDMEVKQLDKRASGQSFEVILKSPSDLSPESPVLSSPPKRKDTSLEELQKRLEAAEERRKTQEAQVLKQLAERREHEREVLHKALEENNNFSRLAEEKLNYKMELSKEIREAHLAALRERLREKELHAAEVRRNKEQREEMSG, translated from the exons CATACAAGGAGAAGATGAAGGAGCTGTCGGTGCTGTCGCTCATCTGTTCCTGCTTCTACTCACAGCCGCACCCCAAAACTGTCTACCAGTATGGGG ACATGGAAGTGAAACAGCTGGACAAGAGGGCCTCCGGCCAGAGCTTTGAGGTCATCCTCAAGTCCCCTTCCGACCTGTCCCCGGAGAGTCCcgtgctctcctccccgcccAAGAGGAAGGACACCTCCCTGGAAGAGCTGCAGAAGCGGCTGGAGGCAGCTGAGGAGCGGAGGAAG ACGCAGGAGGCGCAGGTGCTGAAGCAGCTGGCGGAGCGGCGCGAGCACGAACGTGAGGTGTTGCACAAGGCGCTGGAGGAGAACAACAACTTCAGCCGTCTGGCCGAGGAGAAGCTCAACTACAAGATGGAGCTCAGCAAGGAGATCCGCGAGGCGCACTTGGCGGCGCTGCGTGAGCGGCTGCGCGAGAAG GAGCTGCACGCGGCCGAGGTGCGCAGGAACAAGGAGCAGCGCGAGGAGATGTCCGGCTAA